The window TGAATCATAAGGGGATGGATTGATCCATGAGAAAAACATAAATAGCCAACTTTGATCAAACTAGTTGTTATCGTACTGATAAATGCACGGATGAAACATACTAAATATTAAGTAGAACACATTCAAGCTTTAAAATCATTGACTCAACAAATAACTTCGACTTTACAAAACCTGGAATATAATGAATACAAGGACGCGCTTTGACAACGAGCAACGTCTGATTTACAAAACTTGGAATGGATAATTCATCTTTGTTTTCGACCTATTTTACAACTAAAACATAAATGACAACCCTTATTATTACAAAAAATAGGCATATCAGTAGATATAAAGGACAAACGTAAATGAGTTGCTCAATTCGATGACACTATTTTTAGTCTCTAACATATTATTAAGTCATGtatgttatttttctttgattgatTTAATATGATGATCATAAGTAAAAAAAGATGGGAACTAGTTATGGGTCTATTTTACATCGAAATTTAATGACtcgaattgtttattttttaagttttcatttgtaaattattcttgcaaaaaatcaattcaatccgaattcattcattcatttgattgtcacaatgaaatttcaatgtttcttagaACATATTGTTCTTCaacttctttgaactcaattagatgtctaaACAAATTTCCGTtttagctaatattttgcaaagatgatttaTAAAgtgtaacttgaaaattagaccgtttggattgttgaagttcgatgtgaaTTGAGCCCTACAACTAGTTCccattttttaacaaaaaatggaATCCAGGGCCTGTTGATCTGATAAGCTTCAGATGTTTCGCTTTTAAGCTGAAAAGTgcatatgttaaaaaaaaatattttaaaaaaaatttataaaaaatgtattaaaaaaaaaaaaaaaaaaaaaactgaaatgtgCATATGAAACTCACTAATTTTTTGTTGGTAAAGTATCAATTGTTTTGTTGAATAGTTGCATCttgtatttatattttgtaaattgtCTATTCAATTCATGTTTGAGTGTTTATGGGTGTGCATTATGTTATGTAAATCTGAAGAGTATGAATTTTGTTCGAGTTTTGGCGTCCATGACCTTTTCAAGTTGCATCTTAAAGTTGTACTACTTTTTTACTTAACGGTTTTTTGTGTACCTATAGTTTAGAACTTTAGAGAAACCAAATCGAACTCGCCATTTCTAATGTTATATTTCAACCTGTTCTTTCATGCTTCGCTTGTTAACTGTTGTATGCCAATATGTATTTTTTGATTAAACGTCTCAATCTTTTTGCATTGTTAGGAACACCATGGATCAGAACGTCGTCCTCAGGGAGTTAAAGAAGCAACTCAAGGACAAAACCATGGAGGTGGAAAGGGAGACTGACACAACTAAGATTCGATCTCATGCAACTTTTTTACATGGGATATACAAGCGTTAATTTTGTTTGGGTTCAGTAACAAGTTATAGTTAAAGCTCATGCTAACTATTTCGTTTTGAACTATTTTTAATAGTTACTTGTGGTCGTTAACTTGTTCAGGCGAGAAAAACTTACATGTAACGCGTGTGTTAGAAATGCATTTCTGCAAGTAATCAATCTAAAGTTATTTCCATCCCCAATCTAAACATATTGATTGATCATTCAGCTTTCCAAACCAAACATATAATAATTGATcattttatcaaatttacaGAAGTATAACATATGTAAAACAACTTAtagtccaaatttttttggagtggaccatctctctctcttgcccAGATGATGgcttcccttctctctctaccTCTCTTGCATGCCACGGCTGAGGACACGGCAAAGGGAGATGAAGTAAAGGAGGCCACGACAAGGTGTTGACAACTCTTGGATTTAATTTGCACAATGTTTTCAGCCGTGATTGAAtcacacaccatcttcactTTGGACGACTATGCCCAATTCATACAAATGCATCCCCATTTTCATTACCACTATCCATTTCTGTCTTGTCAGTGCTACTGCTAGACACAAAGTCCAAGTTGTAAAGCACAGGCACCATCGTGGCAGAACACAAAAACACCAAAACTGGTCCAAATATCCAAAGCACGAGAGGCAGTGCTGCATAAAACAACCTGTTCCCCGCAGTGTTTAACAAGTAACCCTTTTCCAAAAGCGCAGACACATACTCTGGAGTCACCAACGACGTGGGTTCTTGTGGACTGTTAATTAGGATGTTAACTTGGTTTATGAACCTGATTGAAAGCGAGTGACACATGAACGAGAAGAGGAAAATTGTGAGTAGGGTGACGTATTTTAAAGCAACCATGAATTCCCCGTGTGCCCCGTAAACGGTATCATTGAGCGGTTTCTTTACACTGTATGTGCTGCTGATCACAGCTGCTAGGCCGGAGCATAGGAGGATTGATGTGGTGGCCATTAGGGTTGATCCCATGATCGTGTTACGAAGGGTTTGGACGGCCAGGATGTTCTTCTTTTCATTGTCCTGTCAAAGATaaggtaaaaaaaaacatgtaatcATTTAGTCATCGACAAGTTAAAACTATTTACTACTCACTTATCTTACATATTATGTTAATACTATAGACTGTAAATCTGAAACCATAAGTCAATAAATAAGATTGATAATTAACCAATAATATCATAATGTTGGCATAAGACCGACTTTATCAATATCTAAGTTGCAACCACATAATATTAAAGATTTGATATAAAAGATAAACATTTTTTAATGATTAAAGCTTTATTCTACCAATGATATTTTATGctaaatttattttaagttATGGCGAGAGAGAATTCAACTTAAGTGTAAAAGAAATAACACACTGTTGGAGTTAACATGTGATGCAATATATAGGAGTTAAAGTGGGTTCGTGAAGTGGAAGAAAGAATATATGCATGGTGGCACTGGCATGCAATTAATCTCACTTATCCAACATATGTTGTTGGTCACTTTGATCTCCTAGAATTACTGTGTAATATACTAATTCCGTAGCATAAATTAAAAGTGAAGCATGCGATGAGCAAGAAACCACTTCTaaatggtttttattttttaagattttaCTTGTGGCTAAAAATGATAAACGAAAGATTAAGTCCCCACAAATAAGCCACCTTTTGTATGCTTGGCTTGTTACATCTCACTTTAAAGCAATGCAATGTGCATATTCTTTACGTTTTGGTATCATTCTGTGCTTTGGTAATTAAACTGCATTAAGGAAACTACGTATATTTGGACGATCAAAGACTCAAATGGAACTTTCTTTTTGAAGAACACTCTATAGATGGCAGACCACAGTTAATCATCTTTTATAACATACTAATATACCTATTTATAATAtgacagatatatatatatatatatatatattattcaatcatatatatatatatatatatatatatatatatattatttttcatcTGGGAGAGCACACAAATAACACAGGTGTTTATTAATTGAGCTTTATAGTCGGAACCACATTGtacaaaataatgcatcaatcTATATGTTAGAGTGCTTGTTTAATCATGTTCGTTGTTTTCGTTTGATTGATTCAATTTGATGATCAGAAATGAGGATGTTTGTGTGAGAAACAAAAAGGGTGTGAGTCAAATCATCTCCCTATATAATGCACCTACTATTTATCGGTGGACCTAACTttcggaattggatcctctctgaGGCAAATCCTCAGGATCCTTCTGACCGAATAACACGGGCTGTTGAATTTTGATCTACGGCTACAAACAAGAGGGgctctctaaaagttataataattgtaaccgttggatcaaaattcaacggTCCGTGTTAGTGGGTCAGGAGGATCCCGAGGCTTTGCCTcgaagaggatccaattccctaACTTTCTTGTTTATGATTAGCGTAACTATTTTTCTTTAGCTAAAATGtatagaaaaattagaaaaattgtAATGAACAAATTACGTTAGTTTGTTTTacgtataaaataaaaattgttgaTGTTAATGGGTAGGAAGTTATGATTGAAGAATTGCAGGGGCTAATATGTAACTAAACCTAATTAATCTGTCATGCTTTCATTGTGAAGGAGGACTGTACCGTTCCTTCTCTTTTCGACTGTTTCTCATGTTACAGACTGTCAACAACATGAAAATCATAACTCGTACAACATATGTTTTTAAGtgaaaattaattaacattCTACACAGATAAGGAATATCCGGTAAAATTAGAATATATTTCAATGCATGCACGCAACTTGTAGATTTTTCTATTTGTGCCACTTAGTTAAGATGATATGAATAATTATTAAGCAAATTAAAATTCACCCGTCCTCCACGATAATTTAGCATAGAATGCAAGTAAATCGTGTTATATGTACCTTCATCATCGCTGAGACCCAGAATCGTCGTCCGCTGGTGTTTATGCCGATGATGGTAGATCGTGGGTTGGTCCGAACATTATGCCATAACCAAGCATGATACGAAGCAGTCATGAGGAACCCTAGTGGTACAAGAATGACATCCAAGTAGCATTTTCTCCATTCCATCTCTTTCTCTCGTAGTTTTTCTCACTCTGTCTCTTTCTTTGCCTTTCTTTGTTGAGGGCTTTGGCTGCTCCTTAAGTAGATCTTATAATATTATTAACTCTCTCCACTCAGGTTCCTGACTCCTCAGCACTCAGCAGctatatatataataagttTACAGAAGGAAATGAATGTGGACTTGATTAAATGCGCAATACAGTGCACCATCTAAAAAATCCGTGGGCAGCAAGGACAGAACGAACAATTAAAGTAGGGAAAGCAAATCACCcactaaaatttttaaattacaGATATGAGCTTAATGTGGATGTGCTTTATTTTCCTATCTGCCAACCTTCTTTgtcccatgttttttttttgttgacttttttctttttaatttcccATAGacttttttgcttcttttttttttttttttccatggaaTTTTTGTCAGAATCCGATACGCCAGTTTGGTATAGAATGTAGGCGATTTGGAGGGATGTATAGTCCCGATATGTTTCTTTGTTAGTTGCTCACAACTGATGAGGTATGCCTAATCGGTATTTGGATGCAAATGCTGAATTGTCACAAAAGTAAGCTAAATGGGTTCCGAATTTGTAGTCGTACACTCAATTGCATGGGTTCTGAATTTGAAATCGTATAGTACTCAGTCCTTGCATGTGTGACTGAATATATAGTAGTAACATGGATCAAATCCTTGAATGGTATCTTGTATGTTTTGCCTTTTGAAGTAATAAGTTCCCATATTGCTATGGGCACCAAGTATTCTTGCCATGCAtcccaataaaaaataactaaGACTAATTAAAAGAATCAAGAGGGTTAAACAAGATAAGGTTGTTAATATATTTCTAAGAAAACTAGGGCAACTCAACCACTTATAATGATGAAACTGCATATTCTTGGATTTGTGTATAAAATTATCAAGTGGATTTTTGGTGtaattgtcaattaatttttgtttcaagtAATGCTAAGTAGACTAATTAGATCACATTTGTAAATTATGTGATGTAcatgtcaccaataggaaataagtatcataattaacatttaagtaataattcaatcattaacaattatatcatatagtttacaaaatatagtttaaagTATGACCTAACATTACCCTTCTGTTACCACACAAATTAGAAGGGTGTTAATGGTATTTAAACCCAAATGGGCTAAACTGTAAGAGTGGGAGGGGCAGCATGACATTGTGAGAGTCTGACAAGGCGCAGGAGGAAAAGAAATTATAAATGGTCAAGTAACGAAGAAGGAAAGAGCACGCCTTCCTTCTTCATGAGTCATGAGGAACTGTGAACGCATTGCCCACTAATTTCAGGGATAGATTGTTATAAGAGCCCTTTCCATTCCTTCCAACTTTCATACGTATGGTCTACTTCTTAAACATGATCATAATCATATGCTAATTCAAATCAAGGTTCATAACAAGTTAACAACTAACATTAATCCTTTTCAGATCTATGCACTTGGATTGGTGAACTTTATACATACATATGAGTTTGATATGGTAAACTAGCTATTAATCAAATGATATTTATCTCGACTTTATTTGAAACAAGTCACGCGTTGCTCACAAGTTTGGACCTCTCCATTGTGTTAAAAGACTTTATATAACTAATAGTAATTTTAGTCCTCCACTAAAAACCTGTAAATTAGATATACATTGGTGATCATTCCTAATCTTTCGCGGCTAGAATAATTAACATAAACCTTTCTTTACAAGTTGTATTGAGTTTTATCCCCATTTTTCCCATCTTTATATGTTGTTTCTTGTCCCATCAGCATGTATGTCCGGTGCCAAATTTGTTTacggtttagggttttattttccttcaatttttttggttcttttttttttttttttttttttttgggtatttcGAACCGACCCTAATTGGCAATTCTTGACCACTGGTAatcaatcaaaataaaataaaattttaggtGCATGATCAATGATAAATACTAATCTTTAATATTGCACACTATAGAAAAACATGCATGAATAATATGCTGGGAAGAGGAGTGTTGCTAAAATATGATTAGGAAATTCCCAATTGCATTGTACTAGTCTAAAAGGAAAAGGCTAGGTTGAATTGGTTACGAATGTCCTATTACATTTGGCGAACGAAGCTTAGCAAGGAGCTGTCCAAACGTTTGGTAGTGGGATATGAGCATGATTAACTtaggaaaataaaaagagattCAAAAAGCATTGGCTGCATGCATAGACGTTCTTAGCCATCATCAAAATAAAAGCCTTTTAATCCTTGCCGCACGCACTTATCATTagtgtttgaaatttcttcaataTAGTCGATATTTCTGTAGAAGTATCGGAAAAATTAGAGAAAGATATGGAAAAGCAAGGGTGAAGTTTAAACTTCGCATCTATCAGAGAATAACTCTTAAATTTCGGCTAAAATCGACGGATTTCGTCAATATTTCCAACATATCGGTTAAATATCCAAAAAACTCTTATGTTTTGTATAAAGAGTTTGACATgcctaaagtttcattttaaatttccttATTTCCATCATTTCCATTGAAAGCAACCGATATCGATATATCCatcaatattttcataaatttacatatcgatatttttaccgATACGGATATTTTAAATATTGCCTATAATATGAAACCTACATTACAAAAATACAAATTGAAAACAATTACATGTAGATATGGAATTCATTTTCCAATGAAGACCAAGATGATGtcaaatcaataaaatatgtaatGGGGTGCCTTAAGTAGTGGGGGTGGCCAACAATACTTTGAAACTATTGGTTATGTGActtatgtcatccacataagACCACTGTATATGTCTAAGTAGTGCTCTCAGAAGACACAACATGGACGAAGCAAATCTGCAGGTTCCTACAACACTCCTCGCATTGAAAAGAATCTTAATAACATggcatttttgttaatttcttctCATAGTTATCTTTCCGTGGTTTGTACATGTGTAGATAACCATTAATATATTAGTGCTCCAATACATATTTTACCTAACTTGGAATGATGTTTGTCGGCGTGAGTTGATTAAATTTATTGTGTATTTTACTGACTCGATCGAGCAATGTTTGTCCGAAGTTATGTGCTTTGTTTATGTAATTAGGTTTCATtatatctctctctttttatgCACATAATTGTAATCCTAGTTATACTTTCTCACAAAGAAGAATATATAATTTAACTTTAGCAGTTTCTAGCTCCAAAGTTTCATGTGTGGCACCCATTTAAAAAGAATATgctacttgaattttttttttttttaaatattcttATTCACGAGTGGAATTTAAATTTCGAGAAGTTGAGTTTCTGTGGGTTATATTCCAAAAGGGTTGTACTTGTGAAACAAGCTGTGCCAGAATAGAATCCTGTATCTGAATTTTGAACTAATCCATGTATTCCTATCTTAGTTCTTGTTAGTATAACATATATGTAAAGAAGTTAATAAGATATGTCTGCCTTGTGATGCAGTttctctgataccaaatgttctTAGGCATCATTTAAAAAGAATAAGCTACCCAATATCCATACCAAATGTTCTTAGGCATCATTCATGACTATGACATTAGCTTTTTGCTGGTGATTCAGTTCTGATACCTTTAATTAACTTTTATATTGGTTATATATGCACGAGAGAGATAATCCAACTTTCTTGTCTTATAAGTGTCAATTGTGAGATTTAAATTTAGAATCTCTTCCAAAAAAAACAGAATATTACAAAACCAAATGGTTACTACTTGCTGGGCCAATGATCATTTTCCACTTAAGATTCAAGTATGCATgtcgatatgatttgattagaCAAGTGACGCCATTGAGATTATATATTGATTGCAAGTGAGAATTTCTCATACGTAAGATGCCCTATTAGAACTTAAAATGTGTACATTGTACGACTTGTTTTATATGTAAGTCTTCATCGTACTACCGATCattctaatttaattacaaaatCACGCTACTACATATACTCGCCGTCTTCAACCAACGATGTGGCGAACTAAATATGCAACCTAATTGCTATGTTACATGCGTTTTATATAGTTTCCAGACCAAACTGTATTTTGGGCCGTACAAAGCTTTATCTGAGTTTTCAGCCCAAACTTCATGttttttattagggttttaTCT of the Pyrus communis chromosome 1, drPyrComm1.1, whole genome shotgun sequence genome contains:
- the LOC137730460 gene encoding uncharacterized protein; this encodes MEWRKCYLDVILVPLGFLMTASYHAWLWHNVRTNPRSTIIGINTSGRRFWVSAMMKDNEKKNILAVQTLRNTIMGSTLMATTSILLCSGLAAVISSTYSVKKPLNDTVYGAHGEFMVALKYVTLLTIFLFSFMCHSLSIRFINQVNILINSPQEPTSLVTPEYVSALLEKGYLLNTAGNRLFYAALPLVLWIFGPVLVFLCSATMVPVLYNLDFVSSSSTDKTEMDSGNENGDAFV